A genomic stretch from Carassius auratus strain Wakin chromosome 35, ASM336829v1, whole genome shotgun sequence includes:
- the LOC113054205 gene encoding lysine-specific demethylase 6B-like, translated as MYHIAEQYSGRNSWDSFPSSGPSRAPWAPGSNRHWSPPSRCSGGNYQSPSQNYIAGRSYPNKAYNNRPPGFSRDRPHMHPRDRGIGKEQRVPRGCGPTQSHHHNQGRSTLNYSSGCGGHLSSSNNHSSQPHRYGGPHQQQRSTGCAPQTQGEKWTQSTQSRTLQGPSLKRPAPPPNISPPLRNPSPSRDDCPTKRNKSISSHQNFHPREKYLINRPPPSHPPRPWSPAYKSSMPWSLSEKSPSHFQESSHTVMRDHRPNSAPSQGLHSKKPTKQGQPHHPVRDHLGPHPRGAKGGWDCPSPANLTSVPYSQHHQLPPPQRHTGPFSSPATSVPQPRFNTAQPAWKTQSRSGKHGSSEIGRTTSGLESKESVSGDRKRPSTSKHINRQRSPFQPYSNAEGRVTDCSEWRTPEKYNQRDSDSPSEHSIQTSDRGMRAQKSEMKKSRHSKHQTGFKSTQESSLSKLDTELLKHINAKRRHKEQLRRKDKKKEGELLDTRERMEKKMEDRKKKKMRDGRKGHDKKNIHQNGRKLGQITRRAKEERKKGMHEDRKSEMPTSKSSSPNLGTLYTSDSEPLLDDLLSEPLHLNNREEEFSRHTSGFIPPSTSPPVSNNHCSPCQSTHRANSKALEVDDQSEFSEPDHVDTSDEDCVEAHDVGSSKRILPNKQKVCEKEHINKEGVLGLHSAPDLLPAHCTYSEELLKLDPPTSPPVLSWQGSPVSDLGDDDDEEGKEGEMVRVLRRPVLQPSPTHSSPFRDPVEINTGVDYCHSDLAKLYGLPECSKAMDTEEEDEEKREGEQRDSSPDAASSSEPNKPHLHQMDAFKSATSAMGSHRYTYRGGPFGRPPPGALVGVKYSSSLSLGPEIRPPDQHSPPATSPTTEIPDKVSPPLIQPAEKDKESKTEEERMENSAKEEEKKETEVQKMDEQVEIKVAKDPACTSLEDKEPLMSPATLQAKLVQSCELLLNQNSSPVSKAMKVSGPTSIEREKEQDRARQKEQVKSPRKAGRNVKGEDNQKTNGGENKKETVKDGTERKDSSFEGLNEHLVEIKNKQVVPENQIIYLKESKEVEREKETDVKKEAMKEDTLKADTSATASSTSAPTNTQTSLTVTPSSRPLLLERVNLLNLQELSKIPLKELRIRLVKIESEGRQTFIVSEIEQKTMPLNTINIKNNATEVIRACKGANINSKFRESYLLPAFSMKPVLSNDTPIPRNKLNPPTPSIYLESKRDAFSPVLLQFCTDPKNAVTVIRGLAGSLRLNLGLFSTKSLVEANSEHAVEVRTQVQQPADENWNHSGSAQTWPCESSRSHTTIAKYAQYQASSFQESLQEEKDSEDEDEEDKSEEENVKKSNPQGNTGTSIPTTSPEQKAIGKIIKFGTNIDLSDPKRWKLQLQELLKLPAFMRVSSSANMLSHVGHTILGMNTVQLYMKVPGSRTPGHQENNNFCSVNINIGPGDCEWFAVHEHYWKAISDLCEKHGVDYLTGSWWPVLEDLYCSNIPVYRFIQRPGDLVWINAGTVHWVQAVGWCNNIAWNVGPLNAYQYQLALERFEWNEFKKVKSIVPMIHVSWNVARTIKITDPNTFKMIKHCLLQSIKHIQILRDQLVSAGKKISYQSRVKDEPAYYCNECDVEVFNLLFVTSESSSRKTYMVHCEDCAREHSPSLSGVVVLEQYRINELMNTYDNFTLAPVPCSR; from the exons ATGTATCACATAGCAGAGCAGTATTCTGGACGTAACTCGTGGGACTCCTTCCCCTCTTCTGGGCCGAGTCGAGCACCATGGGCCCCAGGCAGCAACCGGCACTGGTCCCCTCCATCCAG GTGCAGTGGAGGGAACTATCAATCCCCATCCCAAAACTACATAGCAGGACGAAGCTACCCAAATAAGGCATATAACAACAG acCTCCGGGGTTCAGCAGGGACAGGCCCCACATGCACCCCAGAGACAGAGGCATTGGAAAGGAGCAGAGGGTCCCTAGGGGCTGCGGTCCAACACAGAGCCATCATCACAATCAAGGACGCTCCACCCTAAACTACAGCTCAGGGTGTGGAGGACACCTCTCTAGCAGCAACAATCACAGCAGCCAGCCACACAGG TATGGGGGTCCGCATCAGCAGCAGCGTTCCACTGGGTGTGCCCCACAGACCCAAGGAGAGAAATGGACACAGTCGACTCAGTCCAGGACTTTACAAGGGCCCTCTCTCAAACGTCCAGCACCTCCTCCCAATATCTCACCACCACTCCGGAACCCATCCCCTTCACGAGACGACTGTCCCACCAAGAGGAACAAGAGCATAAGCTCTCATCAG AATTTCCACCcaagagaaaaatatttaatcaaccGTCCACCTCCATCACATCCACCTCGGCCATGGAGCCCAGCATACAAAAGCTCAATGCCCTGGAGCCTGTCTGAGAAGAGTCCCTCTCATTTTCAG GAGTCCAGTCATACAGTCATGAGAGATCACAGACCGAACAGTGCCCCAAGCCAGGGCCTCCATAGCAAGAAACCCACCAAACAGGGGCAACCCCATCATCCGGTCCGAGATCATCTAGGCCCCCATCCCCGTGGGGCCAAAGGGGGCTGGGATTGCCCATCACCAGCAAACCTCACCAGTGTGCCTTACAGTCAGCATCACCAGCTCCCTCCACCACAGAGGCACACCGGCCCCTTCAGCAGCCCAGCCACCTCAGTACCTCAGCCCAGATTCAACACAGCACAGCCTGCCTGGAAAACACAGAGCCGCTCGGGAAAACATGGCAGCAGT GAGATTGGGCGTACCACCTCTGGCCTGGAGTCTAAAGAGTCTGTGAGTGGGGACAGAAAACGGCCAAGCACATCTAAACACATTAACCGCCAACGGAGTCCCTTTCAGCCATACAGCAATGCAGAGGGTAGAGTCACAGATTGTTCAGAATGGAGGACTCCAGAGAAATACAATCAGAGAGACTCAGACTCCCCTTCTGAACACAGCATTCAAACCTCAGACAGAGGTATGAGGGCACAGAAGTCAGAAATGAAGAAGAGCAGGCACTCTAAACATCAGACTGGATTTAAATCCACCCAAGAGAGCTCCCTCAGCAAGCTGGACACTGAACTCTTAAAACATATTAATGCCAAGAGGAGGCACAAGGAGCAATTAAGGAGGAAGGATAAAAAGAAGGAAGGAGAGCTGTTAGACACAAGAGAACGGATGGAGAAAAAAATGGAGgacaggaaaaagaaaaagatgaggGATGGAAGAAAGGGGCATGATAAGAAGAACATACATCAAAATGGCCGAAAGTTGGGACAGATAACTAGAAGAGCAAAGGAGGAGAGGAAAAAGGGAATGCATGAAGACAGGAAGAGTGAGATGCCAACTTCGAAATCATCATCTCCCAATTTAGGAACATTGTATACCAGTGATTCTGAACCTCTCCTGGATGACCTACTGTCTGAGCCGCTTCATCTCAATAACAGAGAGGAAGAGTTCTCTAGACACACCTCAGGGTTCATCCCACCTTCCACATCTCCTCCTGTCAGTAATAACCATTGTTCTCCATGCCAGTCAACCCACAGAGCCAATTCTAAAGCCTTAGAGGTTgatgaccaatcagaattttCTGAGCCTGACCATGTAGACACTAGTGATGAAGACTGTGTAGAGGCCCATGATGTTGGCAGCTCCAAACGTATTCTTCCCAATAAGCAGAAGGTTTGTGAAAAAGAACACATCAACAAGGAGGGTGTCTTAGGGTTGCATAGTGCCCCAGACCTCTTACCGGCTCACTGCACCTATAGTGAAGAACTCCTAAAGCTGGACCCACCAACAAGCCCACCTGTTCTGAGCTGGCAGGGCTCTCCGGTGTCAGACttaggtgatgatgatgatgaggaaggGAAAGAGGGAGAAATGGTACGAGTACTGAGGAGGCCAGTACTACAACCTAGTCCAACACACTCATCTCCATTCAGAGACCCAGTGGAGATCAACACTGGAGTTGACTATTGCCACAGTGACCTGGCCAAACTGTACGGCCTTCCTGAGTGTTCTAAAGCAATGGACactgaggaagaggatgaagaaaagagagaaggaGAGCAGAGAGATAGTAGTCCTGATGCAGCAAGCAGCTCTGAGCCCAACAAACCACACTTGCATCAAATGGACGCATTCAAATCAGCAACCTCAGCGATGGGCAGCCATAGGTACACTTACAGGGGTGGGCCATTTGGTCGGCCACCCCCTGGTGCCCTGGTTGGGGTGAAATACTCATCATCTCTGTCCTTGGGTCCTGAGATCCGCCCTCCAGACCAGCATAGTCCACCTGCCACATCTCCAACCACAGAAATCCCAGATAAGGTCTCACCACCCCTGATCCAGCCTGCGGAAAAAGACAAAGAGAGTAAAACCGAGGAAGAAAGAATGGAAAACAGTGCaaaggaagaagaaaagaaggaaaCTGAAGTGCAGAAGATGGATGAACAAGTGGAGATCAAAGTAGCTAAAGACCCAGCCTGCACTTCACTGGAGGATAAGGAACCTCTAATGTCTCCCGCCACCCTGCAGGCCAAACTAGTACAAAGCTGCGAGCTTCTGCTCAATCAAAACTCCAGCCCTGTGTCAAAGGCAATGAAAGTCAGCGGGCCCACATCTATTGAGAGAGAAAAGGAACAAGACAGGGCCAGACAGAAAGAACAAGTGAAGTCTCCAAGAAAAGCTGGTAGGAACGTAAAAGGAGAAGATAACCAAAAGACCAATGGTGGAGAGAATAAAAAGGAAACAGTGAAGGACGGGACAGAGAGAAAGGATTCATCCTTTGAAGGTTTAAATGAGCACTTGGTGGAAATCAAGAACAAACAGGTTGTCCCAGAAAACCAAATTATTTACTTGAAAGAATCTAAAGAAgtcgagagagaaaaagagaccgACGTTAAAAAAGAGGCCATGAAAGAAGACACACTAAAGGCTGATACATCTGCTACGGCATCATCTACATCTGCTCCAACCAACACACAAACCTCTCTTACTGTGACACCCTCCAGCAGACCTCTGCTGCTGGAACGGGTCAATCTCCTTAATCTGCAGGAGTTGTCTAAAATTCCCTTGAAAGAACTGAGGATCCGTTTGGTCAAGATTGAGAGCGAAGGTCGGCAGACTTTCATCGTCTCAGAGATCGAGCAGAAGACCATGCCACTCAATACcatcaacataaaaaataacgCAACTGAGGTCATACGCGCCTGCAA AGGGGCAAATATCAACAGCAAGTTTCGGGAGTCATACCTGCTTCCAGCATTTTCAATGAAACCTGTCCTGTCCAACGACACTCCTATTCCCAGAAACAAACTGAACCCTCCAACACCGAGCATTTAT CTTGAGAGTAAAAGAGATGCTTTTTCTCCGGTGCTGCTGCAATTCTGCACAGACCCTAAAAATGCTGTTACTGTCATCAGAGGGCTGGCTGGATCCCTCCGTCTCA ACCTGGGTCTGTTCTCCACTAAATCCCTGGTGGAGGCCAACTCCGAGCATGCAGTGGAGGTGAGGACTCAGGTGCAGCAGCCGGCAGATGAGAACTGGAACCATTCAGGATCCGCCCAGACCTGGCCATGCGAAAGCAGCAGATCTCACACCACCATCGCTAAATATGCACAGTACCAAGCATCCAGTTTCCAGGAGAGCTTACAG GAAGAGAAAGATAgtgaagatgaggatgaagaagACAAATCAGaggaagaaaatgtgaaaaaatccAACCCCCAAGGAAATACTGGGACTTCTATCCCCACAACCAG CCCAGAGCAGAAGGCCATTGGAAAAATCATCAAATTTGGAACCAACATTGACTTATCAGACCCAAAACG GTGGAAGCTGCAGCTGCAGGAGCTGTTGAAGTTGCCTGCGTTCATGCGTGTGTCCTCCAGCGCGAACATGCTGAGTCACGTTGGCCACACTATTCTGGGCATGAACACAGTCCAACTTTATATGAAGGTCCCTGGCAGCCGCACACCAG GACATCAGGAAAATAATAACTTCTGTTCAGTGAACATCAATATTGGCCCTGGAGACTGTGAGTGGTTTGCCGTCCATGAACACTACTGGAAAGCCATCAGTGACTTATGCGAAAA GCATGGTGTGGACTATCTGACAGGCTCGTGGTGGCCGGTTCTGGAGGATCTGTACTGTTCAAACATCCCAGTGTACCGCTTCATTCAGAGACCTGGTGACCTCGTGTGGATCAACGCTGGCACTGTGCACTGGGTCCAAGCCGTGGGCTGGTGCAACAACATTGCCTGGAACGTGGGCCCTTTAAATG CCTATCAATACCAGCTGGCTCTTGAACGTTTTGAGTGGAACGAGTTCAAGAAAGTCAAATCAATTGTCCCCATGATTCACGTGTCCTGGAACGTTGCCCGCACAATCAAGATCACAGACCCAAACACATTTAAGATGATCAA ACATTGTCTACTCCAATCCATCAAACATATTCAGATTTTGAGGGACCAGCTGGTGTCTGCAGGGAAGAAGATCTCCTATCAGAGCAGGGTGAAGGATGAGCCAGCATACTACTGTAACGAGTGCGAC gtgGAGGTGTTTAACCTCCTGTTTGTGACCAGTGAGAGCAGCAGTAGGAAGACGTACATGGTTCACTGTGAGGACTGCGCTCGGGAGCACAGCCCCAGTCTGAGCGGggtggtggtgctggagcagtacCGCATCAATGAGCTCATGAACACATATGATAACTTTACCCTA GCTCCAGTCCCGTGCAGTAGATGA
- the LOC113054206 gene encoding transmembrane protein 88-like: MVNGRMSVSRNGTLEKPASLQTSTDRGEPDTPHPRLHHTGSISSSTPVNVSSSCVVVPPPYSIAGSAENESSLELRGSLDCWACSVLVTAQNLIITALNAGLAALIFGLILLPSLVMVVFGFLCHSTVQHHGTSVYCSDLLDDGGCVALLVVGFLLLAPLLVLALAAYCRMARHLQLGLCFIPYSRAVYKNLPASHHRGLGGCCGQQGAGESEGKGSVWV; encoded by the exons ATGGTGAACGGCAGGATGAGTGTTTCCCGTAACGGTACCTTGGAGAAACCCGCGTCCCTGCAGACCTCCACGGACCGAGGAGAGCCCGACACACCTCACCCGCGCCTCCATCACACCGGCTCCATCTCCTCGAGTACTCCGGTAAACGTGTCCAGCTCATGTGTGGTGGTTCCTCCTCCGTACTCGATAGCAGGCAGTGCGGAGAACGAGTCTTCCCTGGAGCTGAGGGGCTCTCTGGACTGTTGGGCCTGCTCTGTTCTGGTCACAGCACAGAATCTGATCATCACCGCGCTCAATGCGGGTCTGGCGGCGCTGATCTTCGGCCTCATCCTCTTGCCTTCGCTCGTCATGGTCGTGTTTGGCTTCCTCTGCCACTCAACG GTTCAGCACCACGGTACTTCAGTCTACTGTTCAGATCTCTTGGACGATGGAGGCTGTGTGGCTTTACTGGTGGTGGGGTTCCTGCTGCTGGCTCCGCTCCTGGTTCTGGCTCTGGCCGCTTACTGCAGGATGGCACGCCACCTCCAGCTGGGCCTGTGCTTCATCCCCTACAGCCGTGCTGTCTACAAGAACCTGCCTGCATCACATCATCGAGGCCTGGGGGGCTGCTGTGGCCAGCAGGGAGCAGGAGAGAGCGAGGGAAAGGGTAGCGTGTGGGTTTGA
- the pcolcea gene encoding procollagen C-endopeptidase enhancer a, giving the protein MWISVLRNMERLTAVWSLGLLLSLSFGGVLCQTTNDTRPVFNCGGDLVGDSGFVGSEGFPSFYKPNSKCTWYITVPEGNVIMLSFRMFDLEADHLCRYDYVDVYNGHSNMVQKLGRFCGTFRPGALISTSNTMMVEMVSDSGTGGRGFLASFSGGKPHVDEHQFCGGKLTKSQGTIKTPNWPEKNYPAGISCSWLITVEPEMVIEVKFDKFDVESDTYCRFDYVAFFNGGDKDDSRRIGKYCGDTAPQNIITNSNVLLVQFVSDLSVTSDGFMASYTSIPRGLRTPTTGGDVVSGPRVSSTATKPRVTPGKPVKPVVFTTEATTITTTTTTEQPMARPKPARPFRPARRPFRKPEPGVSSPATDTNPLCPETCKRDGTFKTSFCASEFVITGKLTALSPGPNGSMQATVSLIKAYKAGSLTITQAGETMSVKLSMPCKRCPFLRRGQNYILMGNVDEEGRGVLIPGSFTALYKAPHHRILSNINKQPC; this is encoded by the exons ATGTGGATCTCAGTGCTGAGGAATATGGAGCGTCTGACTGCTGTGTGGAGTTTGGGGCTTCTTCTGTCTCTGAGTTTTGGAGGGGTCTTGTGTCAAACCACCAATGACACCAG GCCTGTGTTTAACTGTGGCGGTGATCTGGTTGGAGACTCAGGCTTTGTGGGCAGTGAAGGATTCCCATCGTTCTATAAACCCAACAGCAAATGTACCTGGTACATCACA GTTCCAGAAGGCAATGTGATCATGCTGTCCTTCAGGATGTTTGACCTGGAGGCTGATCATCTCTGCCGCTACGACTATGTGGATGTGTATAACGGACACTCTAACATGGTACAGAAGCTCGGGCGTTTCTGTGGAACGTTCCGGCCTGGAGCTCTCATTTCCACATCCAACACCATGATGGTAGAGATGGTATCAGATTCAGGAACAGGAGGAAGAGGGTTCCTGGCTAGCTTCAGTGGAGGAAAGCCACATGTGGATG aGCACCAGTTTTGTGGCGGGAAGCTCACAAAGTCTCAGGGCACGATCAAAACTCCCAATTGGCCGGAGAAAAATTATCCAGCTGGCATCAGCTGTTCTTGGCTTATAACAGTGGAGCCGGAAATG GTGATTGAGGTGAAGTTTGATAAGTTTGATGTGGAGTCTGACACATACTGCCGCTTCGACTATGTGGCGTTCTTTAACGGAGGAGACAAAGACGATTCAAGACGCATCGGAAAATACTGCGGAGACACTGCGCCTCA GAACATTATTACCAATAGCAATGTGCTGTTGGTGCAGTTTGTTTCTGACCTTAGCGTGACTTCAGATGGATTCATGGCGTCGTACACTAGCATCCCACGTGGCCTCCGTACTCCGACTACAGGTGGCGATGTTGTGTCAGGACCCAGAGTGTCATCCACGGCCACGAAACCCCGTGTCACCCCGGGCAAACCGGTGAAACCTGTGGTCTTCACAACAGAAGCAACAACTATAACTACGACCACTACCACTGAACAGCCAATGGCACGACCCAAACCGGCAAGACCCTTTAGACCTGCGAGACGCCCATTCAGGAAACCAGAGCCAGGGGTATCCAGTCCAG CCACAGACACAAACCCACTGTGCCCAGAAACATGTAAAAGAGATGGAACCTTCAAGACTAGTTTCTGTGCTAGTGAATTTG TTATCACTGGTAAGCTGACAGCATTGAGTCCTGGACCTAATGGAAGTATGCAGGCCACAGTGTCTTTAATTAAGGCCTACAAGGCTGGTAGTCTTACCATCACCCAAGCTGGAGAAACAATGTCTGTCAAACTTTCGATGCCCTGCAAGAGATGTCCATTTCTGCGCAGAG GTCAAAACTATATCCTGATGGGTAATGTGGATGAGGAAGGCCGTGGTGTTCTCATTCCTGGTAGTTTCACTGCACTGTACAAAGCCCCACACCACAGGATACTGAGCAACATCAACAAGCAGCCGTGCTGA